The DNA window TCATCGATCGGCGCGGAAAGCGGAGATTTTTCGCTTTTAGGCTTCGGCGGCCTTGTTCCCGGCGGAAAGGTGACGGATTGCGGCATACTCTTTACCCGCATTGATGAGGAAAAGCTGCTTAAGGAATTATTCGAAAAGCATAACCCTCTCGCATCCGTATCGGAAGCGCGAACGGAAAAAGCCGAAAAAGATAAATCCGCTTCTTTGCCGGAGGGTGTTATATCTATAGACGAATTTGCCAAGGTAAAGCTTCGCGTTGGCGAAATTCTTTCATGCGTTCCGGTTAAAAAATCCGACAAGCTTCTCGCAATGCAGGTTGAGCTGGGCGGAGAAACGCGTCAGATAGTTTCCGGAATTGCGAAGTTCTACAAACCGGAGGAGCTTACAGGCAAAAAGGTGGCGGTTGTTTACAACCTTGCCCCGGCTGTTTTACGCGGGACCGAAAGCAACGGTATGATACTTGCGGCCTGCTCTGAAGCCACAGGCGAAGACGGAAGCAAGAACGAAACGGTAAACGTCCTATTTATAGATCCCGCGGTGAAAAACGGTTCGGTCATACGCTGAAAATGGGTATTATAGATACGCACGCGCATTATGACGACGAGAAATTTGAAGGCGACAGAGACGAGGTGATTCGGTCGCTGTCTTCGGCGGGTAGAAAAGACGCTGACATCAACCCTCTTGGGATATCGTATGTGATAAACTGCGCCTCGGATCTCGCTTCATCGGCGGCAGGGCTGAGGCTCTGCGAAAGATATGCCTTTTTCCGCTTTGCGGCGGGCGTTCATCCTCATGAAGCGGCTTCATATGATTCCGGATCTGCGGATAAGATAACGACATTTTTAAAAAGTCCATATGCGGTCGCCCTTGGTGAAATCGGGCTTGATTATCATTATGATTTTTCGTCCAGAGAAAAGCAGAGAGAGGTATTTGCCGCTCAGCTTTCGCTTGCCGGGGAGCTCGGATTTCCGGTCGTTGTACACGACAGGGAGGCACATGGTGACGTTATGAATATCATTTCGGCTTATCCCGGGACATATGGTGTGATGCATTCATTTTCGGGAAGCCGCGAAATGGTCAGAGAGCTCGTGAAACGCGGATATTATATCTCATATTCGGGTTCGGTCACGTTCAAAAACGCCGATCGCCTGAGAGAGACTGTTTCTTCTGTCCCACTCGACCGGCTTCTTGTTGAAACTGATTCGCCGTATCTCGCGCCTGTTCCTTATCGCGGTCGGAGAAACGACTCGAGGTTTATATATTCGACGTTATGCACTATAAGCGGTCTTATCGGAAAAACACCGGAGGAAGCGGCGAAGATAACATCGGAAAACGCAAAAAGACTGTTCGGCGCCGATAATTTCAAGGTTTAATCTAAAAGCGTACTATACCTGCCCGCGTCGAAAAATTCATAATTTTATGATATAATCATGTCTATTGTTAGCAGATATTATATTAAGCTATCAACAAATATTCGAGGATTATTAATATGCATTACGTTTTTTCAAATAAAATGGAGGGTATGAAGCCCTCTGCGATAAGAGAAATATTCAAATCCCTGACCGATCCGACAATCATTTCATTTGCCGCCGGAAATCCATCACCGGAATCCTTTCCGACTAAACAGCTCGGAGAGCTTTCCGCAAAGATATTTTCCGACCCGGCGCTCTCAAATACCGCTCTTCAATATAGTATCACGGAGGGATATCCTCGTCTCAGAGAACAGGTCGCGGCGCGTCTTCGCGATAAATTTTCGATCGGCCGGGAATTTGATTCGACAATAATTACCTCCGGCGGACAACAGGGGCTTGATCTCGCGTGCAAGGTTCTCTGTAATGAAAACGATGTCGTTATATGCGAAAATCCGAGCTTCATCGGAGCTCTCAACGCGTTTCGCGCAAACGGAGCAAAGCTTATCGGGCTTAATTCGGGAGATGACGGCATCGATCCGGAGAAACTGGACAAAACGCTTGAAAATGAAAAGCGCGTGAAGCTTATTTATCTTATCCCGACCTTTCAGAATCCGTCCGGCATCACGACATCTCTTGAGAAGAGAAAAGCGATATATGAGATCGCCAAAAAGCATGGAGTTATGATCATGGAAGATAACCCATACGGCGAGCTCAGATTTGCAGGTGAGGAAATTCCGACGATTAAAAGCTTTGACGATGAGGGAATTGTCATTTATTCAGGGAGCTTTTCAAAGATACTGTCAGCCGGGATGCGCGTCGGCTTTTTGTGCGCTCCGGAGCAGGTAATATCAAAAATCGTCGTCGCCAAGCAGGTCAACGACGTACATACGAATATTTTCTTTCAAATGCTTTGTTCAATGTTTATTGACGAATATGACCTTGACGGACATATCGCATCGATAAAACGTCTTTACGGTCATAAATGCGCTTTGATGCTCTCTGAAATGGACAAGAGCTTTCCGGAAACGGTAACTTATACGCGTCCGTGCGGCGGAATATTCATCTGGTGCGCGATAAAGACAAATCCCGACGGAACACCTTGCGCTGACTCCACGGAATTTGTCAAGGCGGCGATAAAAAACAAGGTCGCGGTCGTTCCCGGCGCCACCTTCAATGCAGATCAGGCTTTGCCTTCAAACGGCTTCAGGCTCAATTATTCAACTCCCGCCGACGAACAGATTGTAAAAGGCATCGGTTTGCTTGCAGAGTTATTAAACAGCGGCCGCTGATTATATTTATATCAGGAGGATTATTCTAATGCCAGGTGAAACAAAGAAGATCATTTTTTCCGGAGTACAGCCGAGCGGAAATCTCACAATCGGAAATTATCTCGGAGCTCTTAAAAACTGGAAAATATTCCAGGATGAATATAACTGCTTTTATTGTGTCGTCGATATGCACGCAATCACTCTGTATCAGGAGCCGGCGTCGCTGAGACACAGAACATTGGAAACCTTGGCGATATATATCGCATGCGGGCTTGATCCGGACAAGGTTACTTTGTTTGTTCAGAGCCATGTTCCGGCACATGCGGAGCTTTCCTGGGTACTGGGATGCAACACTATGTTCGGCGAGCTTTCACGTATGACCCAGTTCAAGGACAAAGCTGCAAAAAATGAAAAAAATATCAACGCCGGTCTGTTCACTTATCCTGTGCTGATGGCCGCCGATATTCTTCTTTACCAGGCGGATCTTGTTCCTGTCGGAGAAGATCAGAAGCAGCATATCGAGCTTGCCCGTGATGTCGCGGAAAGATTCAACCGCGTTTATTCACCGACCTTTGTCATACCCGAGCCATATATGGTCAAGGGCGGCACAAAGATAATGAGCCTTACTGATCCGGATAAAAAGATGTCAAAATCCGATGATAATCAAAATTCCTTTGTTCTCATACTCGACGACAAGGATACAATAATTAAAAAGTTCAAACGTGCCGTCACCGATTCCGGATCCGAAATCAGATATAATTCGGAAGGCGGCGGAATTTCGAACCTGATGAACATATATTCCTGCTTTACCGGTAAAAAGCCCGATGAAATCGAGCGCGAATTTGCCGGAAGCGGATACGGGTATTTCAAAGAAGCGGTGGGAGAGGCATGCGCTGACGGTCTGGCGGGAGTCAGAAGCAGATACAATGAGCTGATCAGCGATATCCCATATCTCGAAGCCGTTATGGATCACGGAGCACAAAAAGCATCTGCGCATGCGGGTAAGACACTTTCAAAAGTATACAGGAAAATAGGGTTTTACCGTCCAAACATAAAGTGATCTTTTATCATATTATTAACTCGCAATTAAATTATTACCGCTAAAAGAGAGAAAAGATTCTTGTATATGGACTTTTCTTTCTTATAAAACAAGACTTATTTAATTGCCGTTTAATAAATAACGGTTAATTTAAATCAAGGAATATTATCAAGGCGGCAACAAAATAGCCTTTTGCATAGTCAAAAGCTTTAAATAGCTTTGGATATGTAATTATTTTATTACCGAGTTGATAATAATAAACAGAAAGCAGATTTTTATGGTACCAGATATCAACACGCTTATAATCGGATTCCTCGCACTGATCTTTTCCGGAGTGTTATCTTTCGCGCTGACACCTCTAGTACGTGTTTTCGCGATCAAAATCGGGGCGGTAGATGTGCCGAAGGACGAAAGGCGGATGCATAAAAATCCGACTCCACTTCTCGGCGGGCTGGCAATATATATCGCGTTTGCAGTGACTGTTCTGATGTTCGGTAATCTTGACAGGCAGACGTGGGGGCTTCTGATCGGATCGGCTGCAATTGTCACGGTCGGCGTGATTGATGATATATATGATCTCAATCCGTGGGTCAAGCTTGGCGGACAGATAATTGCCGCCTCTGTTCCCGTGCTTATGGGACAGGTTATCTCATATATAAATATCTTCGGGAATTATATCTTTTTTGGCTCGTGGAGTATTCCGGTCACGATATTCTGGATTGTCCTGCTTACTAACGCTGTAAATCTGATAGACGGGCTTGACGGGCTGGCATGCGGTGTTTCGACAATATCCGCGGTCAGTCTGATGGTTTTCGCAATTTTAAGGGCGGAACCGTCTGTGGCACTCATTACCGCTATTTTAACCGGCGCATGTATTGGCTTTTTACCTTCAAATTCAAATCCGGCGAAAATATTCATGGGCGATACCGGAGCGCTTTCGCTTGGATATATTCTGGCTGTTTTGTCTATACAGGGACTTTTCAAATTCAGCGCGGTCATTTCCTTCGTTATACCCTTCATGATGTTCGGACTTCCTTTCGGAGATACATTCATCGCTTTTTTCCGCCGCCTGCTATCAGGGAAAGATCCGTTCAAAGGAGACCGCAGTCATCTGCATCACAAGCTTATCGATCTCGGCTTTTCGCAGAAACAATCGGTCACTATTCTATACTGCATCAGCGCTATATTCGGCATAGCCGCTATCATGTTTTCGGAAGAACGTATAGCGGCGGCCGTCATGGTTATAATTGTGGCAATAATTATTGCTTTACTAAACTGGAAGGTTTTTCATTCCGATGACAGCACGCGCAAAATGACAGGCTTTGACCTCGCTCAAAGAGATTCAAAAAACATCAATGCTTCTCCCGAAAGTTCTGATACCGGCCTAGACAAAACATCGGAAAAGACAGACGCTCCGCATGAAACGGTCTCGGCTGTTTCTTCCGCCGCTCCGGCTTTTGTAAAAAAATGAAAATCAGCGAAATTGCGAAGCGCATAGTAAAAACAGCCGCGGGCCTTTCAGCGATCGCGGTGATTTGCTTTGCGCTTCTTTTCTTTATAGTCAAATATGAAATTTTTACTCTGCCTGATTTTATAAAGGAAATATTTGTTAAAACGCCTGAAACCGTCCCCAAATCCGAACCTGATGAGGAGGACATTTTTACCGTTCTGAAAAGCCCTGACGCATATTGTGATAAATATACCTTTACCGAATTGACAATAAAAGCCGCACGCTCATTGCTTTCTTCCATTTCGGAACCGGCCACGTTTTATCGTGAAAGTCAGGTGACGCTGCGTGACGGAGCTGACGAAATGACGTCACTATGCAAAATATACAAGGATAAAGAAAAGTTCAAACTTTACATTTCGGGCGAAGACGAGCGAACTGTTATCCATTCAGGCGGGAAAACATATATCTGGACATCCCTTACCGGGAAAAGTGTCGTGTATAATTCCGACAGCTTTTCATATTGTGAAGAGACAGGAATATGCGATATTTCTTATTTTCTATCCGAGGGAGACAACGCTTTGAGCGAGATCAGGCTTGCCCAGACCAATTACGGCAGCTATTTATATATATCATTTACTTATGAGCCGCTCAATCAGCGCGAGGAATACATCATATCGCTTGATTACGGAATAGTCGATCGGGCTTATTGTTATGAATCCGACAAGCTTGTTTATACCATGAAAACCGATAAATTCACACCTGTTGAATCATTAGACTTAGACGCACAGGCGTTTGAAATTCCAATTTCAAAATAAAAAGACATATAATAAAACACAGACGAGAACTATATCGACTTCGCCGTTCTGAGATACGATAAAGGCAATCAGCGCGATGAGTATCAGGTCATCCGTATCGATATTCGCAAGATTTGACGCAATAGCAGGAAGCCCGCTTTTAACGGGCGGAGCTTCATGAGCATTTTTATCGGCGGGCTGGAAGTCATGTCTGGAGTTTGGCTCCTGCGGTGTGCGTATCTGAGGAATGCCGTTTGTAAAACTGGTAGGGACAATACGAGGTTGAGATGAAGCAGGCCGAAAAGACTTATCCAATCCGCCTTCTTTGATTTTTTTTATATATTCTTCACGTTCCTTGGTGTAATTCAGGCTGCCTGAATACATGCCGCCCTCCTTTATTAAAGCAGAAGATCCTTTGCGGAATACAGAGTGTCAAGCGTCTTCATGGTTTTTACTACGTTATCGAGCTTTACGCGTTTTTCATTACTTACGAAAGGCTTCAAAGCACATAAAAGCTCGTTCCTCTCCTTGCATCCTTTTCCAAACAGCATTTTCAGTTCCGGCATATTGAGAAAATCCGATATTCCGCGTTTAATGCCGTCATCAGCAAATCCGCCTCCCGTGCTGTCATTTTGCTGGTTACCGGCAGGAACGGCTGTTTCGGGCTGAGAATGCTGATGCTCGTTTGGTTCGTTCTGCGGGAGATTCAGGGTTTTTGCGACAGCTGCTATGCGTTCTATTGCCTGCGGATCGGAAAGAATCGTTTTAAGCTTATCTGATAATCCATCCAAATAT is part of the Oscillospiraceae bacterium genome and encodes:
- the trpS gene encoding tryptophan--tRNA ligase gives rise to the protein MPGETKKIIFSGVQPSGNLTIGNYLGALKNWKIFQDEYNCFYCVVDMHAITLYQEPASLRHRTLETLAIYIACGLDPDKVTLFVQSHVPAHAELSWVLGCNTMFGELSRMTQFKDKAAKNEKNINAGLFTYPVLMAADILLYQADLVPVGEDQKQHIELARDVAERFNRVYSPTFVIPEPYMVKGGTKIMSLTDPDKKMSKSDDNQNSFVLILDDKDTIIKKFKRAVTDSGSEIRYNSEGGGISNLMNIYSCFTGKKPDEIEREFAGSGYGYFKEAVGEACADGLAGVRSRYNELISDIPYLEAVMDHGAQKASAHAGKTLSKVYRKIGFYRPNIK
- a CDS encoding PLP-dependent aminotransferase family protein, with amino-acid sequence MHYVFSNKMEGMKPSAIREIFKSLTDPTIISFAAGNPSPESFPTKQLGELSAKIFSDPALSNTALQYSITEGYPRLREQVAARLRDKFSIGREFDSTIITSGGQQGLDLACKVLCNENDVVICENPSFIGALNAFRANGAKLIGLNSGDDGIDPEKLDKTLENEKRVKLIYLIPTFQNPSGITTSLEKRKAIYEIAKKHGVMIMEDNPYGELRFAGEEIPTIKSFDDEGIVIYSGSFSKILSAGMRVGFLCAPEQVISKIVVAKQVNDVHTNIFFQMLCSMFIDEYDLDGHIASIKRLYGHKCALMLSEMDKSFPETVTYTRPCGGIFIWCAIKTNPDGTPCADSTEFVKAAIKNKVAVVPGATFNADQALPSNGFRLNYSTPADEQIVKGIGLLAELLNSGR
- a CDS encoding MraY family glycosyltransferase, which codes for MVPDINTLIIGFLALIFSGVLSFALTPLVRVFAIKIGAVDVPKDERRMHKNPTPLLGGLAIYIAFAVTVLMFGNLDRQTWGLLIGSAAIVTVGVIDDIYDLNPWVKLGGQIIAASVPVLMGQVISYINIFGNYIFFGSWSIPVTIFWIVLLTNAVNLIDGLDGLACGVSTISAVSLMVFAILRAEPSVALITAILTGACIGFLPSNSNPAKIFMGDTGALSLGYILAVLSIQGLFKFSAVISFVIPFMMFGLPFGDTFIAFFRRLLSGKDPFKGDRSHLHHKLIDLGFSQKQSVTILYCISAIFGIAAIMFSEERIAAAVMVIIVAIIIALLNWKVFHSDDSTRKMTGFDLAQRDSKNINASPESSDTGLDKTSEKTDAPHETVSAVSSAAPAFVKK
- a CDS encoding TatD family hydrolase, whose translation is MGIIDTHAHYDDEKFEGDRDEVIRSLSSAGRKDADINPLGISYVINCASDLASSAAGLRLCERYAFFRFAAGVHPHEAASYDSGSADKITTFLKSPYAVALGEIGLDYHYDFSSREKQREVFAAQLSLAGELGFPVVVHDREAHGDVMNIISAYPGTYGVMHSFSGSREMVRELVKRGYYISYSGSVTFKNADRLRETVSSVPLDRLLVETDSPYLAPVPYRGRRNDSRFIYSTLCTISGLIGKTPEEAAKITSENAKRLFGADNFKV